In Glycine max cultivar Williams 82 chromosome 7, Glycine_max_v4.0, whole genome shotgun sequence, a single window of DNA contains:
- the LOC100816338 gene encoding probable cyclic nucleotide-gated ion channel 20, chloroplastic isoform X1, which produces MAHFEKDEVPMLSETHAQLSDEVVDSSFRRLVSRTRSASISIPMASLESYEKETSLVGHTGPLCSVRKTPFVQMSGPLYATNGTGNLSRQNIVATRTKVVESKTEKFSTFNGTDENRWDNDYNRKNEHLMRSGQLGMCNDPYCTTCPTYFKASQPRTRRTSAIFDPKFRLAYVSPESRVVGAGDLVDHPKKIALNYLKGYFFIDLFVVLPLPQIMISFVLRKYLGISGANFAKNLLRAAILLQYFPRLFRFLPLLIGQSPTGFIFESAWANFIINLLFFTLQPMSLPLAVALAKVQEYKLLDHCHGA; this is translated from the exons ATGGCTCATTTTGAAAAGGATGAGGTGCCAATGCTGTCAGAAACACATGCTCAACTATCTGATGAAGTTGTGGATTCTAGTTTCCGAAGGCTTGTATCTAGGACACGAAGTGCTTCAATTTCTATTCCTATGGCCTCCTTGGAATCATATGAGAAAGAAACTAGTCTTGTGGGACATACTGGTCCACTTTGTAGTGTGAGAAAAACCCCCTTTGTGCAGATGAGTGGTCCACTGTATGCTACCAATGGAACTGGAAATCTTTCACGACAGAATATAGTTGCGACACGAACCAAAGTAGTGGAGAGCAAGACAGAAAAGTTTTCTACTTTCAATGGCACAGATGAAAATCGTTGGGATAACGACTACAATAGAAAGAATGAGCACTTAATGAGGTCTGGGCAACTTGGAATGTGTAATGATCCTTATTGTACTACTTGCCCCACTTATTTCAAGGCTTCTCAGCCAAGAACCCGGAGAACTTCAGCTATATTTGATCCCAAG TTTAGGTTGGCTTATGTTTCTCCTGAGTCAAGGGTAGTAGGTGCTGGAGATTTAGTTGATCATCCCAAGAAAATTGCTCTTAATTATCTGAAGGGTTATTTTTTCATTGACCTATTTGTTGTATTGCCTCTACCTCAG ATAATGATATCATTTGTCCTACGAAAGTACTTGGGAATATCAGGAGCAAATTTTGCTAAAAATCTTCTGCGTGCAGCAATCCTTTTGCAGTATTTTCCCAGATTATTCAGGTTTCTGCCTCTGCTAATTGGCCAGTCTCCTACAGGATTCATATTTGAGTCAGCCTGGGCAAATTTCATTataaatcttcttttttttacccTACAACCAATGTCCCTTCCACTGGCTGTCGCCTTGGCTAAAGTACAGGAATACAAACTTTTGGATCATTGTCACGGTGCTTGA
- the LOC100816338 gene encoding probable cyclic nucleotide-gated ion channel 20, chloroplastic isoform X4 codes for MAHFEKDEVPMLSETHAQLSDEVVDSSFRRLVSRTRSASISIPMASLESYEKETSLVGHTGPLCSVRKTPFVQMSGPLYATNGTGNLSRQNIVATRTKVVESKTEKFSTFNGTDENRWDNDYNRKNEHLMRSGQLGMCNDPYCTTCPTYFKASQPRTRRTSAIFDPKFRLAYVSPESRVVGAGDLVDHPKKIALNYLKGYFFIDLFVVLPLPQLLKK; via the exons ATGGCTCATTTTGAAAAGGATGAGGTGCCAATGCTGTCAGAAACACATGCTCAACTATCTGATGAAGTTGTGGATTCTAGTTTCCGAAGGCTTGTATCTAGGACACGAAGTGCTTCAATTTCTATTCCTATGGCCTCCTTGGAATCATATGAGAAAGAAACTAGTCTTGTGGGACATACTGGTCCACTTTGTAGTGTGAGAAAAACCCCCTTTGTGCAGATGAGTGGTCCACTGTATGCTACCAATGGAACTGGAAATCTTTCACGACAGAATATAGTTGCGACACGAACCAAAGTAGTGGAGAGCAAGACAGAAAAGTTTTCTACTTTCAATGGCACAGATGAAAATCGTTGGGATAACGACTACAATAGAAAGAATGAGCACTTAATGAGGTCTGGGCAACTTGGAATGTGTAATGATCCTTATTGTACTACTTGCCCCACTTATTTCAAGGCTTCTCAGCCAAGAACCCGGAGAACTTCAGCTATATTTGATCCCAAG TTTAGGTTGGCTTATGTTTCTCCTGAGTCAAGGGTAGTAGGTGCTGGAGATTTAGTTGATCATCCCAAGAAAATTGCTCTTAATTATCTGAAGGGTTATTTTTTCATTGACCTATTTGTTGTATTGCCTCTACCTCAG CTCCTCAAGAAATGA
- the LOC100816338 gene encoding probable cyclic nucleotide-gated ion channel 20, chloroplastic isoform X3, whose product MAHFEKDEVPMLSETHAQLSDEVVDSSFRRLVSRTRSASISIPMASLESYEKETSLVGHTGPLCSVRKTPFVQMSGPLYATNGTGNLSRQNIVATRTKVVESKTEKFSTFNGTDENRWDNDYNRKNEHLMRSGQLGMCNDPYCTTCPTYFKASQPRTRRTSAIFDPKFRLAYVSPESRVVGAGDLVDHPKKIALNYLKGYFFIDLFVVLPLPQCSVVVPPT is encoded by the exons ATGGCTCATTTTGAAAAGGATGAGGTGCCAATGCTGTCAGAAACACATGCTCAACTATCTGATGAAGTTGTGGATTCTAGTTTCCGAAGGCTTGTATCTAGGACACGAAGTGCTTCAATTTCTATTCCTATGGCCTCCTTGGAATCATATGAGAAAGAAACTAGTCTTGTGGGACATACTGGTCCACTTTGTAGTGTGAGAAAAACCCCCTTTGTGCAGATGAGTGGTCCACTGTATGCTACCAATGGAACTGGAAATCTTTCACGACAGAATATAGTTGCGACACGAACCAAAGTAGTGGAGAGCAAGACAGAAAAGTTTTCTACTTTCAATGGCACAGATGAAAATCGTTGGGATAACGACTACAATAGAAAGAATGAGCACTTAATGAGGTCTGGGCAACTTGGAATGTGTAATGATCCTTATTGTACTACTTGCCCCACTTATTTCAAGGCTTCTCAGCCAAGAACCCGGAGAACTTCAGCTATATTTGATCCCAAG TTTAGGTTGGCTTATGTTTCTCCTGAGTCAAGGGTAGTAGGTGCTGGAGATTTAGTTGATCATCCCAAGAAAATTGCTCTTAATTATCTGAAGGGTTATTTTTTCATTGACCTATTTGTTGTATTGCCTCTACCTCAG TGTAGTGTAGTAGTGCCGCCAACGTGA
- the LOC100816338 gene encoding probable cyclic nucleotide-gated ion channel 20, chloroplastic isoform X2, translating to MAHFEKDEVPMLSETHAQLSDEVVDSSFRRLVSRTRSASISIPMASLESYEKETSLVGHTGPLCSVRKTPFVQMSGPLYATNGTGNLSRQNIVATRTKVVESKTEKFSTFNGTDENRWDNDYNRKNEHLMRSGQLGMCNDPYCTTCPTYFKASQPRTRRTSAIFDPKFRLAYVSPESRVVGAGDLVDHPKKIALNYLKGYFFIDLFVVLPLPQVEYEIDVGRGVELLLIW from the exons ATGGCTCATTTTGAAAAGGATGAGGTGCCAATGCTGTCAGAAACACATGCTCAACTATCTGATGAAGTTGTGGATTCTAGTTTCCGAAGGCTTGTATCTAGGACACGAAGTGCTTCAATTTCTATTCCTATGGCCTCCTTGGAATCATATGAGAAAGAAACTAGTCTTGTGGGACATACTGGTCCACTTTGTAGTGTGAGAAAAACCCCCTTTGTGCAGATGAGTGGTCCACTGTATGCTACCAATGGAACTGGAAATCTTTCACGACAGAATATAGTTGCGACACGAACCAAAGTAGTGGAGAGCAAGACAGAAAAGTTTTCTACTTTCAATGGCACAGATGAAAATCGTTGGGATAACGACTACAATAGAAAGAATGAGCACTTAATGAGGTCTGGGCAACTTGGAATGTGTAATGATCCTTATTGTACTACTTGCCCCACTTATTTCAAGGCTTCTCAGCCAAGAACCCGGAGAACTTCAGCTATATTTGATCCCAAG TTTAGGTTGGCTTATGTTTCTCCTGAGTCAAGGGTAGTAGGTGCTGGAGATTTAGTTGATCATCCCAAGAAAATTGCTCTTAATTATCTGAAGGGTTATTTTTTCATTGACCTATTTGTTGTATTGCCTCTACCTCAG GTGGAATATGAGATTGACGTAGGAAGGGGAGTTGAGTTGTTGTTGATTTGGTAA